Proteins encoded together in one Kutzneria kofuensis window:
- a CDS encoding flavin-containing monooxygenase has translation MAEVCVIGAGSSGIAAAQVLQSRGIEFDCYEVGSEVGGNWRYRNDNGMSSAYRSLHINTSTRQMQYASFPMPAGLPAYPDHFQIARYFDSFVDHFGLRDKIAFRTEVTAVVPRDGGYDVTIRERDTGAERTLPYRSVIVANGHHWDPREPEFPGTFTGERVHSHYYKTFEPYIGKRVLVLGIGNSACDIAVELSRVADRTFLAMRRSAHILPKFLFGIPTDHLTTSPLARGPLWLQRLSMRALLALTRGSVTRYGLPEPDHKVLAAHPTVSDDILTRVGHGDIVVKPNIARFDGSDVVFDDGSREQVDAVIYCTGYRITFPFLADDIVPTADNEVALYQRVVPVNHPGLYFLGLIQPLGAIMPLAEAQAHWIADLIEGAAALPSADEMNREIRRYRERMRRRYVASKRHTIEVDFQEYLADLKRLRRMLPSSKLMGTGS, from the coding sequence ATGGCCGAGGTGTGTGTCATCGGGGCCGGCTCGTCGGGCATCGCGGCGGCCCAGGTGCTGCAGTCCCGGGGAATCGAATTCGACTGCTACGAGGTGGGGTCGGAGGTCGGCGGCAACTGGCGGTACCGCAACGACAACGGCATGTCGTCGGCGTACCGGTCGCTGCACATCAACACCTCGACCCGGCAGATGCAGTACGCCAGCTTCCCGATGCCGGCGGGCCTGCCGGCCTATCCCGACCACTTCCAGATCGCCCGCTACTTCGACAGTTTCGTGGACCACTTCGGCCTCCGCGACAAGATCGCCTTCCGGACCGAGGTGACGGCCGTCGTCCCTCGCGACGGTGGGTACGACGTGACGATCCGCGAGCGGGACACCGGGGCCGAGCGGACTCTGCCGTACCGCTCGGTGATCGTCGCCAACGGCCACCACTGGGATCCGCGGGAACCGGAGTTCCCCGGTACGTTCACCGGCGAGCGGGTGCATTCCCACTACTACAAGACGTTCGAGCCGTACATCGGCAAGCGGGTGCTGGTGCTCGGCATCGGCAACTCGGCGTGCGACATCGCGGTCGAGCTGTCCCGGGTGGCCGACCGGACGTTCCTGGCCATGCGCCGCAGCGCCCACATCCTGCCGAAGTTCCTGTTCGGCATTCCGACCGACCACCTGACGACGTCGCCGCTGGCCCGCGGACCCCTGTGGCTGCAACGGCTTTCCATGCGAGCGTTGCTCGCGTTGACCCGCGGTTCGGTGACCCGCTACGGCTTGCCCGAGCCGGACCACAAGGTGTTGGCCGCGCATCCGACCGTCTCCGACGACATCCTCACCCGGGTCGGTCACGGCGACATCGTGGTGAAACCGAACATCGCTCGTTTCGACGGCTCCGATGTCGTTTTCGACGACGGCAGCCGCGAACAGGTCGACGCGGTCATCTATTGCACGGGATATCGGATAACTTTCCCGTTCCTGGCCGACGACATCGTGCCCACGGCCGACAACGAAGTGGCGCTCTATCAGCGGGTGGTGCCGGTGAACCATCCCGGGCTGTACTTCCTCGGACTGATCCAGCCGCTCGGCGCGATCATGCCGCTGGCCGAGGCGCAGGCGCACTGGATCGCCGACCTGATCGAGGGGGCGGCCGCGCTGCCGTCCGCCGACGAGATGAACCGGGAGATCCGCCGCTACCGGGAGCGGATGCGCCGCCGCTACGTGGCGTCGAAACGGCACACGATCGAGGTCGACTTCCAGGAGTACCTGGCCGACCTGAAACGGCTCCGCCGTATGTTACCGTCGAGTAAGTTGATGGGCACGGGGAGCTGA
- a CDS encoding PPOX class F420-dependent oxidoreductase, with the protein MDLDAARDVIRTQHRAVLATTRADGSTQMSPVTVDVDDEGYVVISTRETAYKLKHILRDPRVAVCVLPDEFFGRWIQVEGTASVVHLPEAMDGLVEYYRRVSGEHPDWDDYRAAMVRDKRVLVRISLDKAGPDRNG; encoded by the coding sequence ATGGATCTCGACGCCGCCAGGGACGTGATCCGCACGCAGCACCGTGCGGTGCTGGCCACGACACGCGCCGACGGCTCGACGCAGATGTCGCCGGTGACGGTCGACGTGGACGACGAGGGCTACGTGGTGATCAGCACCCGGGAGACCGCGTACAAGCTCAAGCACATCCTGCGCGACCCGCGGGTGGCGGTGTGCGTGCTGCCGGACGAGTTCTTCGGCCGCTGGATCCAGGTGGAGGGCACGGCGTCGGTCGTGCACCTGCCGGAGGCGATGGACGGCCTGGTCGAGTACTACCGCCGGGTCTCGGGTGAGCACCCGGACTGGGACGACTACCGGGCGGCGATGGTCCGGGACAAGCGCGTGCTGGTCCGGATCAGCCTCGACAAGGCCGGTCCGGACCGCAACGGCTGA
- a CDS encoding TetR/AcrR family transcriptional regulator has translation MPVDDDLILDAAVEELRAYGLRRTSVDNVARRAGLSRATVYRRFENKNVLVQAALVRESARFFGEIVAAIGPLPTAAERLVEGFVVGLRKVRTDALLTRLLISDPEELVPYLTLRGSGVIAAASDFLVSQYEEVAGPSMSRDPRVLAEILVRLAISFTLTPDGVVAVDDDDAVREFANSYLVPLLS, from the coding sequence TTGCCCGTTGACGACGACCTGATCCTCGACGCGGCCGTCGAAGAACTGCGTGCCTACGGATTGCGGCGCACCAGCGTGGACAACGTCGCCCGCCGCGCCGGGCTGTCCCGGGCGACCGTGTACCGGCGGTTCGAGAACAAGAACGTGCTGGTCCAGGCGGCCCTGGTGCGGGAGAGCGCCCGGTTCTTCGGCGAGATCGTCGCGGCGATCGGCCCGCTGCCGACGGCCGCGGAGCGCCTGGTCGAGGGCTTTGTGGTGGGGCTGCGCAAGGTTCGCACGGACGCGCTGCTCACCCGGTTGCTGATCAGCGATCCCGAGGAGCTGGTGCCGTACCTGACGCTGCGCGGCTCGGGGGTCATCGCCGCCGCCAGCGACTTCCTCGTCTCGCAGTACGAGGAGGTGGCCGGCCCGTCGATGAGCCGGGATCCGCGGGTGCTGGCGGAAATTCTGGTGCGGTTGGCCATCTCGTTCACGCTGACGCCCGACGGTGTCGTCGCCGTCGATGACGACGACGCGGTTCGGGAATTCGCCAATTCCTATCTGGTGCCGCTGCTGTCCTGA
- a CDS encoding AMP-dependent synthetase/ligase, whose translation MSTLCAVFQATAAKHPDLVALRTPADAVTVTWREYAERVRRIAAGLATLGVRRGDTVALMMVNRPEFHLVDTAVFHLGATPFSLYNTSSPEQIQFLVGNAANRVVICEEQFLPTVLAGRDGTAVEHVVCVDAAPEGTIGLDELETREPEDFDFDRTWQAVEPDDVLTLIYTSGTTGPPKGVELSHRNMLAAVTAAASVLPADHNDRIISFLPHAHVADRWGTHYTQIVTGLQVTCVANRRAVLAAVGETKPTIFGAVPQVWYNIRAGVEAMIAGEINQARKTALTQAIRIGLDYVRAEEPDEQLRSRYRSADERTLAPLRAMIGFDRIRYALCGAAPITADAVEFINALGIPLSEGWGMSEVCGLATLNPPHANRFGTCGPAIPGVELRLGDENELLVRGDLVMKGYRGAVTHAAASLDEDGWLHTGDVATMDPDGYVRIIDRKKELIINSSGKNMSPSTIENTIKAGCPLIGQLVVIGDARPYNVGLVLLEPEVAKGFASANGLADADLVELTKADAVRDAVAAGIDAGNQRLSRVEQVKRFAILPTWWEPGCPELTHTLKLRRGPITERYAAEIEELYAD comes from the coding sequence ATGAGCACGCTGTGCGCCGTGTTCCAGGCGACGGCGGCCAAGCACCCCGACCTGGTGGCGCTGCGCACCCCGGCCGACGCGGTCACCGTCACCTGGCGCGAGTACGCGGAGCGGGTGCGGCGCATCGCCGCCGGACTGGCGACGCTCGGCGTCCGCCGCGGCGACACCGTGGCCCTGATGATGGTCAACCGGCCCGAGTTCCACCTGGTCGACACCGCCGTCTTCCATCTCGGCGCGACGCCGTTCTCCCTGTACAACACGTCCTCGCCGGAGCAGATCCAGTTCCTCGTCGGCAACGCGGCCAACCGGGTGGTGATCTGCGAGGAGCAGTTCCTGCCGACCGTGCTCGCGGGCCGCGACGGCACCGCCGTGGAGCACGTCGTCTGCGTCGACGCCGCGCCGGAGGGCACCATCGGCCTCGACGAGCTGGAGACGCGAGAGCCGGAGGACTTCGACTTCGACCGGACGTGGCAGGCCGTCGAACCGGACGACGTGTTGACGCTGATCTACACGTCCGGGACGACCGGGCCGCCCAAAGGGGTGGAACTCAGCCACCGGAACATGCTCGCCGCGGTGACTGCGGCGGCGTCCGTGCTGCCGGCCGACCACAACGACCGGATCATCTCCTTCCTGCCGCACGCGCACGTCGCCGACCGTTGGGGCACGCACTACACGCAGATAGTCACCGGCCTGCAGGTCACGTGCGTGGCGAACCGCCGGGCCGTGCTGGCCGCGGTCGGCGAGACCAAGCCGACGATCTTCGGCGCCGTGCCGCAGGTCTGGTACAACATCCGCGCCGGCGTCGAGGCGATGATCGCCGGCGAGATCAACCAGGCCCGCAAGACCGCCCTCACCCAGGCGATCAGGATCGGCCTGGACTACGTCCGCGCCGAGGAGCCCGACGAGCAGCTGCGGTCGCGCTACCGATCGGCCGACGAGCGCACGCTGGCGCCGCTGCGGGCGATGATCGGCTTCGACCGGATCCGGTACGCGCTGTGCGGCGCCGCCCCGATCACCGCCGACGCCGTCGAGTTCATCAACGCGCTGGGCATTCCGCTGTCCGAGGGCTGGGGCATGTCCGAGGTGTGCGGGCTGGCGACGCTGAATCCCCCGCACGCCAACCGTTTCGGCACCTGCGGGCCGGCCATCCCCGGCGTCGAGCTGCGGCTCGGCGACGAGAACGAGCTACTGGTCCGCGGCGACCTGGTGATGAAGGGCTACCGCGGCGCCGTCACGCACGCGGCCGCCTCCCTCGACGAGGACGGCTGGCTGCACACCGGCGACGTCGCCACGATGGACCCGGACGGGTACGTCCGCATCATCGACCGCAAGAAGGAACTGATCATCAACTCCAGCGGCAAGAACATGTCGCCGAGCACGATCGAGAACACCATCAAGGCCGGCTGCCCGCTGATCGGCCAGCTCGTGGTGATCGGCGACGCGCGGCCGTACAACGTGGGCCTGGTGCTGCTGGAACCCGAGGTGGCCAAGGGCTTCGCCAGCGCCAACGGCCTCGCCGACGCCGACCTCGTCGAACTGACCAAGGCCGACGCGGTGCGCGATGCCGTCGCCGCCGGCATCGACGCCGGCAACCAGCGGCTGTCCCGGGTCGAGCAGGTCAAGCGGTTCGCCATCCTGCCGACCTGGTGGGAGCCCGGCTGCCCGGAGCTGACGCACACGTTGAAGCTTCGCCGCGGCCCGATCACCGAGCGCTACGCCGCCGAGATCGAGGAGCTGTACGCCGACTGA
- a CDS encoding oxygenase MpaB family protein translates to MDLAGPGSLHWRHAGDNRVLLLLVRVGLLQLMHPGLGAGVRDHSDFFGEPWERIIRSVPQIQGVTFDWPDAETTARQITSYHVDIKGVDEQGRRYHALDPETYFWAHLTIFDTMVRSIELFDHRLSDAEKAQLYAETMAGYRLYGVSDRVAPEDWAGYERYLDRMCREVLEVTPVARGLLDFVDRPPERFPLLPAPIYRLFKRPFGKFLWWVNRGTLHPAILDRIGASWTARDERLLRIFAKIVHVVWPLVPYRLRYSPRSRAAMKRVAVAR, encoded by the coding sequence ATGGACCTGGCCGGACCGGGCTCGCTGCACTGGCGGCACGCCGGGGACAACCGCGTTCTGCTGCTGCTCGTACGGGTCGGGCTGCTGCAGCTGATGCATCCCGGCCTCGGCGCGGGCGTGCGGGACCATTCCGACTTCTTCGGCGAGCCGTGGGAGCGGATCATCCGCTCGGTGCCGCAGATCCAGGGCGTCACCTTCGACTGGCCGGACGCGGAGACCACCGCCCGTCAGATCACCTCGTACCACGTGGACATCAAGGGCGTCGACGAGCAGGGCCGGCGCTACCACGCCCTCGATCCGGAGACGTACTTCTGGGCGCACCTGACGATTTTCGACACGATGGTTCGCTCGATCGAGTTGTTCGACCATCGGCTCAGCGACGCCGAGAAGGCGCAGCTCTACGCCGAGACGATGGCCGGCTACCGGCTCTACGGCGTCAGCGACCGCGTCGCCCCCGAGGACTGGGCCGGCTACGAGCGCTACCTGGACCGGATGTGCCGCGAGGTGCTGGAGGTGACGCCGGTGGCCCGGGGGCTGCTCGATTTCGTCGACCGCCCGCCGGAGCGGTTTCCGCTCCTGCCGGCCCCGATCTACCGGCTGTTCAAGCGCCCGTTCGGCAAGTTCCTGTGGTGGGTGAACCGCGGCACGCTGCACCCGGCGATTCTCGACCGGATCGGGGCGTCCTGGACGGCGCGGGACGAGCGGCTGCTGCGGATCTTCGCCAAGATCGTGCACGTGGTGTGGCCACTGGTGCCGTACCGGCTGCGGTATTCGCCCCGCTCCCGGGCGGCGATGAAGCGGGTCGCCGTTGCCCGTTGA
- a CDS encoding crotonase/enoyl-CoA hydratase family protein encodes MADLDQLVSLNVKVTGHVAEVTLLGPGKGNAMGPDFWRELPVVFGALDADPQVRAVILTGSGANFSYGLDLPAMMPSWAELLGSDPALAEPRTRFLHDLRRLQDSVTSVAACRKPVIAAVSGWCIGGGVDVISAADIRLASADAKFSVREVKVAIVADLGSLQRLVGIIGEGHLRELAFTGRDVDARRAEKIGLVNDVYETQDDVLDAARKLAEEIAANPPLVVQGVKDVLDTARAPQVAAGLRYVGAWNSAFLPSKDLGEAAQAFFERRPPKFTGE; translated from the coding sequence ATGGCCGATCTGGATCAGTTGGTGTCGCTGAACGTCAAGGTGACCGGGCACGTCGCCGAGGTGACCCTGCTCGGGCCGGGCAAGGGCAACGCCATGGGCCCGGACTTCTGGCGCGAGCTGCCGGTCGTCTTCGGCGCGCTGGACGCCGACCCGCAGGTCAGGGCCGTCATCCTGACCGGCAGCGGGGCCAACTTCTCGTACGGGCTCGACCTGCCGGCGATGATGCCGAGCTGGGCCGAGCTGCTCGGCTCCGACCCGGCGCTGGCCGAGCCGCGGACCCGGTTCCTGCACGACCTGCGCCGGCTGCAGGACTCCGTCACCTCGGTCGCCGCCTGCCGCAAGCCGGTGATCGCGGCCGTGTCCGGCTGGTGCATCGGCGGCGGCGTCGACGTCATCTCCGCCGCCGACATCCGCCTGGCCAGCGCCGACGCCAAGTTCAGCGTCCGCGAGGTCAAGGTGGCCATCGTCGCCGACCTGGGCAGCCTGCAGCGCCTCGTCGGCATCATCGGCGAGGGGCACCTGCGGGAGCTGGCGTTCACCGGCCGGGACGTCGACGCCCGCCGGGCCGAGAAGATCGGCCTGGTCAACGACGTCTACGAGACCCAGGACGACGTGCTCGACGCCGCCCGCAAGCTGGCCGAGGAGATCGCCGCCAACCCGCCGCTGGTCGTGCAGGGCGTCAAGGACGTGCTCGACACCGCCCGCGCCCCGCAGGTCGCCGCCGGCCTGCGCTACGTCGGCGCGTGGAACTCCGCGTTCCTGCCCAGCAAGGACCTCGGCGAGGCGGCGCAGGCCTTCTTCGAGCGCCGCCCGCCGAAGTTCACGGGGGAGTAG